Genomic window (Cryptococcus neoformans var. grubii H99 chromosome 9, complete sequence):
GGGGCTGGCCATATTATGTGGCATACTTGGAGTACGGCTGTGGAAGCCGGAGCCAGGCCATCGCGGGGTGGAAAGCTCGCCGACGCCGACCAAGTTGCGACGGTCGATGCTTGCAGGGTGCCGCTGGGCGGAGCTGGGCGGCTGGGCAGAGTAAGGGGCGGACGCCAGCGAGGTGGGATAGGGATGGATGCTGCAGGGAGCCTCGTGGTGGCTTGGGGGATGGGGCAGCGGCCTGGAGATGCGCTGAGACTGGACTGTCAGCACGGCCACGCAACGCACAACTCACAGGCTCGGTGACCACCCGGCGTTTCTCCGCTTCGTGGCCCACGCCGAGGCCAAGCCCGACGCCGGCGTACTTGCTCCCCCCCGGCCCTGCGCCCAGGTCGAGCGCGGCAGGGGCGGGGGCTCGGCGGCCGCGCGGCGACGAGCTCATGGAGGCGATGGAACTGGAGCCCGGGAGGCGGTCGCGCTGGTCGGCAGGCGGGGGCACGTGGGTGGGATGCGCCGGCGGGGGGGGCGCTGGTACGCGGGGGAGACagggggcgggggaggcAGGCTTGAGTGCGCTGTCGGGGTAGCCGGGGGAGGCTTGCGGCTGCTGGGGCGGGAAGCAGGGGGGTGGCTCTGGGGAGCTCATCGGGGCGGGCCTAGATATCATCGGGGCAGGCCTAGAGGGGCGAGGCGGGGGACGCGCACTGGGGgacggcggcggcggggcGCATAGGCGGGCTGGGTGGCGGGGGGGAGGCGCTGGCGGGGGGGAAGGAGCAGGGGAAAGGAGCAGGGCGTGGACAAAAATATATTACCAGCTGCTCACGAGCTGCTCTCTGTAGCTGGTCCGAGCGTCGGCTCTGCTCACATATCGCCCAGGGAACCGCACCAACACGTGGCCACACCTGTCCCCCACGTGGCAGACAGTGACGTGGGATTAAAAGCGGAGTGGAGCGCCCGCCGCGGCTGGCTTTGAGCCAAACAAACGGCGGCAACTCACGCTACCTATTGCACCCCCTCTACCCTCGTCTTTTGTCTCTGCAGCATCCATCCACTATCCCCCATCCCCATGTCCGCccttcaacctcaaccCCCCGCGCCGCCTCGCCCGTCGCACATCCACGCCCACTCCACATGGacagacgacgatgatatATCATCAGACGAAGACGACGCCGTCTTCTTTGGCGCCCACAAACCGGAAGAGGCCCGCCTCGTGGCAAAACTCTCGGCCGCCGCGCAACCACAACCCCCCTTTATTCCCAGAGTCAAGAAGCGGGATTCAAGAGAGTTTCTGAGAAGAAAGACCTTGCTCCTGTCAACAGACAAGAGAAACCAGAAGAACCTCTTTCTCTCGGCACAAGATTCAGCGAGGCTCTATCACTCGCAGCtcagtgatgatgaagggtCCTGCTCGACACCTGACAGGTCCTGTCATCCAGTCCAAGTGTCAACGCCCGGTCAAACAGCACAAGATCCTTCAGACCTTACTTTCAAGTTTGAAACTTGGCACCTGTCAACACCCCGGGACGACGAGTCCGAGTCAGCAGAGGAAGCGAGCGATAAAGAAAATGTCCCTATTCCACCTTGTGCCGGCGTGCAGGAGGCTGTAGACGCGGCTCCATTTGAGGAGCTTCACATAGGGAGACAAAGCATACTGGATCTGCAAGGCAGCGACGATGGCAAGTCTTGTCTGGTTGGCATCGTCCTAGTACACTAACTCTCCATACAGTTATCCCGCAGCTCAACATGGGAGGATTGAAACTGTCCGACTTTTCAGATCAAGAATCAGGTGTGATATTTCAAGGGCTGGATATCCTTGACGAGTTTCACCTTGATGTCACCGAGGAATATCACTCGCCTCAAGACTTGAAGCCTGCAAGGTCATCGACAGTTTTGCAAACATCGACACTCTTGCAAACATCGACACCTTTGCAAATATCGACACCTTTGCAAACATCGACGCCACAATCAGACGAATCAAACTCGTTGGATTTCGACTCCTCTCCACTCGAAATAGCTCGTGCAGGTCCGGTGGCCATTCCAGTCCTCTCCTCGCACCACTTTGACTCCATCCGAGCAGAAGTCGGTTCACCATGTCGTAATCTCCCGCCATCCCCCATCACCCGTCCCCCCGTAGAGCAAGAGAGCACTTTGATCAAACTGGCAAGCCTCGAAAGTCCCACTCGTCAACCCGCTAGCTTACCCATCGCGACCCCATCCCGTGCCACGGCGTTACCCCCTGCAGACCTCGTTCAACGCGGCGCAAAAACACTCAAAGCCTCTACGATAAAAcatgctgctgctgctgctgctgctgctgccccTGCAGTAGACACCAAGAAGGCGGCCGCTTTGAAGAGCGCGATCAGAGGCCAGCTGGATTCGGCCGTGTTGGCTAGGATAAACCCAGGTGCACCAACACAAAAAAGTGTATCTGGACCACGCACAACCTCGTGTTCGTCCAGAGTGTTTTCCGAAAATTCTGTCATTGAAGAGACAGACAACAAGCCAACGCACCAGGCTTTACCGCCACTCCAACCGAGACCCGAGCCGAGACTCGTCAAGAAACCCATCTCCAGACCGACTATTTCTGTTAACCGCACCATCCCCCGACCCGCGCTAGCCAGCAAAACCGCCTTGCCCCGCCCTAAATCTTCTACCATGTCTACCAAGACGACAAGCAAGACAAGCATGCTCCCAcccccatcttccatcccgCTCAAGCGCCCAGCGTCTTTTCAGATGAATGCCACGAGACACCCCACTACCATCCCCCAGTCCGTCACCCGCCCGTCGCATGCTCATTCTTCGTCAGCCACGTTTAGCAAACCGTTGCTCGGCCAGCCTGCCCGTGTATTCCGAGAAGCAGCACCTACGCCCCTTCAGGTCGCGCCCGTCCTCTCGGTCGGCGTAGGAGATCATTCGACGATGAGTATGAGCAGGATTGCACTCAAGTCGCCAGCGAAACAGAATCTGTACAAAAAGCCATTGGGTGAAAATCACACGCCACGAAAGGTGAGGAAAATTTCCATCCTCGTTTTTCTTTAGTTACGTAGCCCACAAGACTGATCTTTGGTATGGATAGCTCGGTACGCCCATGAAGCTCGGTACGCCGATGAGGTTTGGGACTCCGCgacaagggcaagggaTGTTTTCGCTCTCCATGGGTGTTTGCTGTGCCCCTCTGGCCCCTATTCCTTTATCACATGCGCCTATATCCACCATCCAAACCCACACAGCGCCGCCTAAAGAAACCGTACCCCCCCTACCAGAACCAGCGGACGGTAGTCCTCCCGCCAGCCACACAAGACATGCAGAGGAAACTGCCGCCGCGGCTGCTACTTCAAcctcaccttcttcctcgcctcGAAGCTCTACTAGGTCGTCCGGGACGAATGAGTCGCAGACCGAGCAGCAAGTATCATCCCAAcctacatcttcttccccatcacccCAGCGTCCAGCCCGCTCCAAACGGTCCCGgtccacctccacctccacctccacatCTACCAAATCCGCCAAACCGTCTAAACGTCCCGGCTCTAAATCACCTAAACAACCACCGCCACcgaccaccaccaccaccaccacctcaCCTAAACCTTTGCCCCCCGCTCTTACCGAAAAACAGCTGAAAACCACCACCGCCCGCAACACGGCACGCAACCAAGTGTACCACTGCGCCATTGACCGAAAAGTCATCCGTCAACGCGGTCCACGGCCACCCAGCCCGACATCCAAGATCCGCACAACCtcggagagagatgaggccgaaaagaagaatagCCGGGAAGCGCGTGCGAAGCGAAGGATGGGTATACagagcgaggaggaggaggggaagcTACCGGTGATTGAAAAGCTCGAGATGGCGAAAGCTCcaggggatgatgatgattggACGTACAAGACCccgccaccgccgccgtcgcagcagcagcttcaACGGCCTTTGAAGCGAGCGAGGACAagtgaaggaaaagaagataaaaaaggtgaggaaaagaaaaagttgaGATGGGATAGGGTTGTCTCGGTGATTAGGGATGATGGAAATGCAAGTGGGAGTGCAAAGTCTTTATCGGATgatgggaaagaaaaggatggggaagagTTGAAAAGCTGTATCAAGACAAAAGTCAGTAGGcaccctttttctttttttttttggaaTGTATAACAAAAAGGATCGAGCTGATCAATGATCGTGAACCAGGTACCTCTTGATGAGCATGGCAATGTGTTGGATGCTCAAAGACCTGTTCATAATCTCAAAAGAACAAGAGTTGTGGTTACTGCAGTTTTCtatgatggagaagaaccAGTTCCTGCACCAGCAACGGCTACGCgttcgaagaagaagtaatcttttttttttacgcattgaagaaggtgacTTGTTATCCATTAGGACGTTTGTTTTTCCATGGTTGGAAAAGACGGTTGTACTATAATTTCGTCATGTCTTTTATGCATGCTAATTAGGTAAAAAAGGAGGGgaaaataaataaaaaaacTCGGAAAGCGTtaaatcatcatcttgtcAATATGTCCTTCGTTATCTATCATCCTTCGTAATCTTCGCTATACACTACAATATGACCACGTTTATCACCACGGCGAATACGTGAAGGGGAAATGGTCTTTGATACAATGTTTCGGACTACCGTGTTAAGTGTGACTGGGCCACAGGCTTTgtaaaggaaaagaaaaaaagaaaagtcaGCATTTTAACCTCGCAAACAGATTCAATGAGCGTTTTGAGACCTACTTGCTACAATTAAACTACCTTGCGCaatctcaatctcctcttccaacacGGCTGACAGTTTCGGCTTTCCCGCTCTGGCCATCTCGCTCATCACACTCATAGCCGCGTAATCCGCTTCATCAATCCACAAGCCCGCATCTTCATTTGGGTCTGCTCCCGAATTCTCGAGAAGAACCATACTCTGCGTTCGCGATGTTCTCGAAAGCGCAGTTTGAATATCCCTAAAGGGATCACTAGGGCCAGCCATTTGAGTATCGTCCGTCAAAGATGAATGGCCGAGAGAGGGACTTCCATGTCCCTGGCTTGAGCCGCCGCCCGTAAATGGATCGTTGGCGGTATACGTCGAGTCAGGTATTGATCGAACTGATTGACGGTTGCCGTGGTAAGCGGCGTTGAATGGAGGGCTAGTGTGGAGCATAGAAGCGGAAGGAGATAAAATGGATTGGGAAGCGGAAGGAGACATGGCGAGAGATGAATGACCTGGAGGTATACGGGATTCTTGGAAAGGGTCGTAGAGACTGCTAGCAGGAGAGTGTCCATACCGTTGGTTGGCATTGGCAAAAGATTCCTCGGGATTGTCATACGAGTATGTTGATTGGAACCGCGATGGCGGGTAAGATGGTGTTTGTGAAAGTTTTGCTGCTGATTTCCGTTTCGCAATCTTTCGAGATCTCGCACGTCTCAGTTTCCCTTGTTGTTCAAGTTTGGTAGAAAGTCGGTTCTCCACAGGgtcatccacatcctcttcgtcctcataATTCGTCAAGTCAATGACATCCGCATAACTCTCCCTGAGCGTGCTATCCACCGCTTCATCCCCATCAGCAGAAGAGTCCATGCTCATCTCACTTGCAGCTGAGTCGAACGAATTTGCTCGAGAGTGAGTGTCTCGAGCAAAGACAGGTTTGGGAGGTGCAAGGTCGTCCTTGACTCGTTGGGCTTTGGTCACAAAGATATCAATATGAAGTTGATCCGCCGAGACCATATCCTGACACCGCCTCAACTGGCCCGCCACCCATGCAATCTCAGCATACTCTCTGACAACCCAGCAAAACCTTATTCGTCTCGTTTTCCCAACTTGATTCTTGATAGACATACAGACATGCTCACAGACTGCAGCTCCGAAACTGACACCTGATCCACCACATATTACGACAACTGTTGAATGATCCTTCCACCTTATCCGTTCCGATGAACCCATAGGACCGTCCACCCAGGCTTTCAAGAAAATTGGTGGTACGTATAGATTATTTTCGCCATTACCGATACGCATGGAAGCAAGGGAGATGCGTTTATCCTTGACGCTATTGATACCAACAGCTGCCAGAGAACGCTGTCGGACGTAATTAAACAAACGCCTCGTGAGACCTTTTCGTGCCTTGACAAGCAACGTGATTTCGTTGGGGTCGTTATTGAGAATTGTGAAGGGATGCGACTGGAACCAGGATAGCTCGGGAAGATAAAGCAAAACGCTTTGTCCGGGGGACCAACGGAATGGTCTAGCCACTCGAATCGTCAAGCGGATAGTtctggaaggaagaagttgcGCTTGGGCATGGCCGATAGGGATGGTTGTGGGCATGTAGACAGGCAGATTGGGCGGGATGCTATGAGCAACCGATGGTACCCTCTCATGATAGGGAGAGACAGCGGGTGGATCATTGTTATTGTGACGAGCATCGTATGAACCGAGGGGCTGGAATGAACCCTCATCGTAGCCATTCTGGCCTCTAGTACCACCAAAGTCGCTCAAATCTCCGCTTTGTAAATGACCTGTAGATGGAGGTTTACGAGGTTTATCGGCGTAGGGATAACCAGAGTCGTGCTGAGGAGTCGAGTACGAGTCGCCTTGCTTGGATTCTTGCTTACGGTGGGAGTATTGGTCATATGATCTTCCAGCAACGAGAGCACGGTACTTGTCCTTGCCGAAGATTCCATTGATCCTCGTCATTCGGATGAAACGTACACTTCTCTCACATCCCCAGAGAATAAGGGCTCCTGCCATCCAGAACCAGAGCACTGGATGATGGATAATGGAACAAACGATGGTTAAGAAGACAAGCACCACATGTGCAATGTAGAAGAACTAAAGGGGTCAGCGCCACTATGGTTAGATTACGACTCACTTCAAAACCATGTTTTCGGACAGGCTTTAAACTAAGCACCATTACTGCCGTCATCAACCCATAGGCAATACAACCAAAGATGAAATGGTAGCTATTCCAGATAGTGAACCATACAGCCCTACCATTATGCTTGTCCTTGAACAACTGGATCGTCCACAAGATCGTGTGAACTGTGGTGAATCCCCAGACCAACCAAGCGGCGGCACGGTGAAACAATGCGAGCTTGTCAGAATACAGATGTGTAAGCGGGCGAAGGGACAAAAAGGCGAATGGGGGCGCTTTAAGAGCAAAAAGAACTACGAGAGGTGTCATCGCGAACGCCATATATCCAAACCGATTCCCCGACGTCCAAAAGGCCTTGCTAATACCGTAGGGCACAAATGCTCGCTTTCGATAT
Coding sequences:
- a CDS encoding ferric-chelate reductase, which gives rise to MTVTGSISADVAASSYVPPYKATTSFAQSPEVTGSVTSALPADPTISSGISGVDYATAYLDAHMMSWPSYRYAYLFWIILAGLAAIYALSHHLRLSAGSFGAGYSKWGIRRKGLGTKDGRRGTILPSNNTMLSIAFLIVLSVVLCLVGYDYISPSSTTLNFASYRKRAFVPYGISKAFWTSGNRFGYMAFAMTPLVVLFALKAPPFAFLSLRPLTHLYSDKLALFHRAAAWLVWGFTTVHTILWTIQLFKDKHNGRAVWFTIWNSYHFIFGCIAYGLMTAVMVLSLKPVRKHGFEFFYIAHVVLVFLTIVCSIIHHPVLWFWMAGALILWGCERSVRFIRMTRINGIFGKDKYRALVAGRSYDQYSHRKQESKQGDSYSTPQHDSGYPYADKPRKPPSTGHLQSGDLSDFGGTRGQNGYDEGSFQPLGSYDARHNNNDPPAVSPYHERVPSVAHSIPPNLPVYMPTTIPIGHAQAQLLPSRTIRLTIRVARPFRWSPGQSVLLYLPELSWFQSHPFTILNNDPNEITLLVKARKGLTRRLFNYVRQRSLAAVGINSVKDKRISLASMRIGNGENNLYVPPIFLKAWVDGPMGSSERIRWKDHSTVVVICGGSGVSFGAAVCEHVCMSIKNQVGKTRRIRFCWVVREYAEIAWVAGQLRRCQDMVSADQLHIDIFVTKAQRVKDDLAPPKPVFARDTHSRANSFDSAASEMSMDSSADGDEAVDSTLRESYADVIDLTNYEDEEDVDDPVENRLSTKLEQQGKLRRARSRKIAKRKSAAKLSQTPSYPPSRFQSTYSYDNPEESFANANQRYGHSPASSLYDPFQESRIPPGHSSLAMSPSASQSILSPSASMLHTSPPFNAAYHGNRQSVRSIPDSTYTANDPFTGGGSSQGHGSPSLGHSSLTDDTQMAGPSDPFRDIQTALSRTSRTQSMVLLENSGADPNEDAGLWIDEADYAAMSVMSEMARAGKPKLSAVLEEEIEIAQGSLIVATCGPVTLNTVVRNIVSKTISPSRIRRGDKRGHIVVYSEDYEG